The window CGCAAACTTCATCCAGGGACGAACGCTGGCGAGCGTTGCGGCTGTTTGCCTTTATGCTGCTTGCCGTGCCGAGCCGCCTTGCAAAGTCATGCTCATCGATTTGGCCGATCTGGTCCAGCTGAACGTATTCAAGTTGGGACGAATCTTTAAGAAGCTGAACGAAGTGGTACCGATTGGAACTGACGGACTGATCCCGGTATACCCCGAAGATCTCATCTGGAGATTTGCCACAAAGATGGAGTTTCACCAAGACACAGCCAAGGTCGCCGAGGATGCAGTTCGACTGGTCAAGCGAATGAGCAGGGATTGGATGGTCATGGGCCGTCGACCCTCTGGCATTTGCGGCGCCTGTCTGCTCATGGCGGCACGAATGCACAACTTTCGACGAACGATTCGAGAAGTCGTCTACATCGTCAAGGTCACAAATCACACTATTCAGAACCGACTACAAGAATTCAATAACACCGAATCAAGTCGCATGTCAGTAGAAGACTTTTTGAAACAAGATTTCCTGGAGAGTTCACATGATCCGCCCTCATTCTATCGAAAATCGGATGAGTATAGAAAGAAGGCGGAAGAAAAATCACGAAAACGCAAGCGCGGGATTACCGGCGAAGATCCTGAAGAGCCCATACCAGAACATGCAGAACATGCACCACACAAGCGACATATAGAAGGAGGGGCAGATCTATCTAAAGCACCTGAAGTCAACTATCGCCGAGATGCCGATGGATTCATTATCCCTCCTTTACCTTCGCAGATTCCTCAAGGCAACATCAATCTGAACCCTTCAAAGAAtgaaaatgatgatgaagtcgaaGGCCTAGAGGATCTTGCCGAAGAATTCGGAGATGcattagaagaagaagttggtgaCCAGGAATCTGGTGGCCggggcaaaggcaaaaaggccaagcctCAGCTTCCGATCAACGAAGAATGGGAGCAGGATGAGCAGGAGCTTGAAGGAGTCATTGAAGAGATTTTCAACGATCCACTTACTTATGAACACGCCCTTGCATATTCTAATGCCGAACAGCGAGCTCGAATTCACTCGCTCTGGGCTCGTCAACAGCAACCACAAAAAGAGGTGTCCATGGCGGCCGATGTCACCGAAGATGAATTTGCCGACGACCCCGAGGTCATCAACTGTCTACTATCACCGGAAGAGGCACGGATAAAGGAGATTATCTGGGTGAATCAAAACAAAGATTGGCTCAGGAAGCACCAAGAAAAGGTGTTTCGACGAAAAATGGAGGCGGAGCGGCCCAAGCAGACTCGCAAGAGGAGAAAGCGTGCCAGGATGGGAGAGGGCCAAACAAGCCCTGCCAGCTCCgctgccgaagccgccaTTGGCGTGGCCAAAGACCGAGCGTGGTCTAAGAGGATCAACTACGATGCCATCCGCAGCATTTTCGATATACCCAATGCTGGACTTGGATCTGCGGCAACAAGCCGGAAAACGAGTATTGCTGGCAGTACCTTTGgtgccgacgacgacgccagTGAGGCACCCGATGAGAGCGTTGCCGGCGATGATGTCCAGGAgcatggagaggaggaagattaCGAGGAGCCAGAAGAATttggcgagggcgaggaatTTGGAGGGGGTGGTGAATATGAAGGAG of the Trichoderma breve strain T069 chromosome 4, whole genome shotgun sequence genome contains:
- a CDS encoding transcription factor TFIIB repeat domain-containing protein, with the protein product MSFLTPAPAKRPAGLGSGPSKPRFARPNPVRALREREERRHAAQAAARLSSTQRPGVVTPAHQQCANKACPKPNVVDGTCQTCGRVADDSNIVSEVQFGETSSGAAMVQGTFVGADQAGVRGMGPAFRRVGGSEDREKSIREARGLMQGYAQQLNISDSLVTAGTQVFKLASSANFIQGRTLASVAAVCLYAACRAEPPCKVMLIDLADLVQLNVFKLGRIFKKLNEVVPIGTDGLIPVYPEDLIWRFATKMEFHQDTAKVAEDAVRLVKRMSRDWMVMGRRPSGICGACLLMAARMHNFRRTIREVVYIVKVTNHTIQNRLQEFNNTESSRMSVEDFLKQDFLESSHDPPSFYRKSDEYRKKAEEKSRKRKRGITGEDPEEPIPEHAEHAPHKRHIEGGADLSKAPEVNYRRDADGFIIPPLPSQIPQGNINLNPSKNENDDEVEGLEDLAEEFGDALEEEVGDQESGGRGKGKKAKPQLPINEEWEQDEQELEGVIEEIFNDPLTYEHALAYSNAEQRARIHSLWARQQQPQKEVSMAADVTEDEFADDPEVINCLLSPEEARIKEIIWVNQNKDWLRKHQEKVFRRKMEAERPKQTRKRRKRARMGEGQTSPASSAAEAAIGVAKDRAWSKRINYDAIRSIFDIPNAGLGSAATSRKTSIAGSTFGADDDASEAPDESVAGDDVQEHGEEEDYEEPEEFGEGEEFGGGGEYEGGYDEDDPDMDNEYGLEDD